The following DNA comes from Hordeum vulgare subsp. vulgare chromosome 3H, MorexV3_pseudomolecules_assembly, whole genome shotgun sequence.
TGTTTAGACCATGAGTTGGATCAAGAAACAAAGGGGAAGAAGGGGAAAAACGCACTAGAATGCACAATGTGTATGATAGATTGGGGACAGTCCCACCAATTCGTGTGGAGTACAATGGTGATGGACAACCAATTGGGGACAATGCCTCGGAGTTTTCAAACTTCATCTCAACACTTGTGAAAAGTAAAATATCTCTTGGGCATAATgattggagaaaggttgatgttgAGAAAAAAATCATTTGTGGAAAACCTTAAAGGTATACTCTATGCTTTCTGGTATAACTTGCCCCTTTATCTCTAGATGACTTGTAGTATAACTTTCCCCTTTATCTAATACATCATCCTTACACTCTCCATTTACACTTGCTTGAAATCGGATGTACTATGTTgtggatgacaaactgaaggattGGGTAATGGGAAGCGCTGCGAAGAAATGGAGGGATTTCAAatctgagttgaagactttgtatttTGATGAGAAGATGAGCGATGAGGAACTTCAAGTTGTCCCAGATAACAGAGTTAGCCCAAATGATTGGAAAGAGCTTGTTGCTTTTTGGAAAACGGAAGCAGGGAAGGTACGTTGCAAGAAAATACATGTGCACTTTCCTGTAGTTTTGCCTAATTTACAATTCATTGAATCAATATTTGTAGCAACATAGCgagcaaggaagaaaaaatcgaaTGGAGATGGAATTATTGCATACATCAGGCAGCAAAAGTCATGCTCGTGTTTGTCATGAAATGGTATATAATTATCTTATATAACTCTATTTTACCATTTCTTGATTGTTATGAACTAATTATAAGAAAATGAATGTAGCATAAGAAGAATGGATATCCCCCTCAGAGACATGAACTATTTATAGAAACACACACGTGCAAGAATACTGGTGCCCCTTCAAGTGTGGCTGCAGCAACTATGTTTGTAAGTATTTTGAGTTGCAACAATCTTTAGACTTTGTACTTGTTATTTTTTTCTCTAGAACATTGGAGTTATAGTCTTTAGTAGACACTATGTTGGTGATGTGTTCATGGATCATATGTTCTGTCTTGTAGAAAAAGATAGAAGAGAAGTCAAATGAGCGTCCAGAACTTTTAGAAAAAAGCATCAAGCAAGGTGACCTCTTCTCGCATGTCGCAGGAAAGGAGAGGAATGGGTATGTGAGGTGTATAGGTCTAGGACCAAGTGCTGCAGGTTTGGGCAAGCCGGGTACTAGAAAGCTGAAATCCACGAAGCTTCAAATGgctgaggaagaagaaaaagaagcttgGCAATCAAATGCAATTCTTGTCGAGCGTGTAGATCAAATGGAGAATAATTTCCAAACAGTAGTTATAACTCTGAAGGATGAACTTCAACAAATGAGGAGACCGTTACAATCAAAAGTGCAGCAAAATATTCAGTTCAATCAAGAGTATGACTTGTCTCACTCTGGATATGGATATGGAGGTGGCCATGGTGGTGGCTATCGATATGAAGGTGCCCATGGAAGTGGATATCGACATGAAGATGGATATGAAAGTGGATATGGAGGTGGATATCGACATAAAGATGGATATGGAGGTGGATATCAACATAAAGATGGATATGAAGGTGGATATGGAGGTGGGTATGGACATGAAGGGGGGTATGAACATGAAGGGGAGTATGAGCATGAAGAGAGTGCAGAATCTGCCACCCGCAACCATGAGGTGCGGCAAGAGAAAGAAGCAACCATTTTGCATAAGAAGGCTCAATAAGCACTCTTGCAAAATAAGTTAAGACCATCCACTCAGAAAAACTTTGTACTTTCTAATACCGCTCAACATGAGGTGCTGCAAGAGAAGGAAGCAACCACTTTGCAAAAGAAGAAGGCAACATGGCTCACACAACAAACTAAGGACGTGGCACTTCATCGCCACAAGATGGAAACAAGCAAGGAAGTTGCAATCACACTCAAAAATCAGCAGGTCAGATTGTACTTTGattatattttgttgctcttTTTTATTTAGGATGACAAAGACACTTTCGCTTATCTGAGTTCTTTTTCATGCTTACTCGGAAAGGAAAGGATGTGATCCTGTATAATGTTTATCGAGATCATAGTATCCCAGTGGCAAAAGCAACCATTCTGTCAATTGATCGGAGAAAAGAGGTAGGTGGTCAGGAGCTTGGCTCTGAATATTGTGAGGTTGCCGTGAACTATGTAATAAAAAGGGATGCTATACTACCTCGTGGTGTTGGGAACATGACCACCATGGGGCAAGCTCAAGGGCGATGTATCGCATGGCCATACAAGCATGTGAGATTTGGTTCTTATTTTCTTATGATTAAACCTACCAATGACTATGATGGTTGATTGCTGAAAAAGCTTTGCTTCCATGTATGCAGTTGGAAGTGGACAAGTCCATGGAAAAAGCAGGAATGCGACCACAAGCAGGCTAAGGAGGTAATATACATGTTTCTCTTGGTTGCCTAGGATTTCTATAGATTTCTACAGATTTGCTAGTATGTTTCGGTTGTCAGCCCATCTACACTCCACTGACTTCCCTCCAAAAAATAATCTATAGTCCACTGACAACCAGCCATCTCATATATTATTATATCCAAAGCCTGAAAGCCTCCAAGGTCTTGCTCTCGAGCATGTAGCAGCTTGAAAGCAGCGCCACACCTACTCGCTAGTCATGCATATGCTTAATTAATTTTCTAATCAGATGAAAAAATCGCACCATGACACTCAGAGAAGAATTGATTTGTTTTCGAGTCGACAGAATCGCTTCAAATGAGTCCAGCATATATATGCttcagcatttgaaatattttgtgctCTTCTTTTATTTGGCCCGCCCAACTTTTCCTTTCAAGCTCCGCCACTGCTATTGAGTATCCTATCTGTTGCAGGTTTCCCAAAGGTGCACAAGTTGATGAAGATTTGGAAGATTTTCAAGCTCCTGAAGATTTGGAAGAACTACAATAGTTTTATGTAATATGCTTGTTTAGTTTGTGAAACCTAGACACACTTGCTCCGCTCATTTTGCTGGTCGATAAGCCATATGCTCATTTTGGTTGTGTGGCACACCCAGAAACATGTATTTCTCCATTTGTCGCACTATTTCATTTTGTTGGTTGTGTGACACATTTTAAAACATATATGTGATGTACCTTTTGTGGCACAACCTCCTTATATGTATATTATGGTTGTTATGTTTATCCAATGACGTTTTAAGGTTCTGGATGAGGCCTgatattattttgattgaagtgttatgTACATGCTGGCaaaacatatatgtatattaTTTCTGGATGAGGCCTGATATTATGGTTGTGCTGCTGGCTGGCATAGGCATGATATTATGGTTGTGCTGCTGACTGAACATACTAAATGGATATTACATAGGGGATGCCCGGAACAATTAGGTAGTGAAATGTACATGCTGGCAAAATAACTACCGGGTCAACACTCTTCTGCCGGCAGTTAGACTGCCAGTAACTGGTAGTCCACGTGTCTTGCCTAATCTGCCGGGAGAATAGAAACTGCCGGCAAATAAATGTACTAGGGCAGTGGGACTGCCGGGAATACTTTATCTGCCGGGAGAAGTGATCCCCGGCAGCCGTTCTCGTGGCGGTTCTGCCTGCCGGGAGAAATACTTCCCCGACAGATAGTGTGCCCCTTAAAGTGGTTTCTCAGGGCAGTTTACATGCCGTTGCATTAGTGTTGTGGTGTAGTGTTAATACCTCACCACCTAGAGCATATATTAGGAAGATCTCGCTTATTTATTTTTGAAGTCAATGATCTTAGGAATAGATTACCATAAATTTCTCTCACGTAACTCTACCATTTGCGCCAATTGGCGCAACGGGTCATTTCGTATCATTAAAGCTAGGATCTTGCCCTCACGTTTGGCGACCCCCAACTCTCTTTCGCCCATGTCTCTTCCACCTGAGTGAAATGTGAATTAATTCCATTGGATGTATAAATGATGGGTATAGTCATTCAAGTATGCACTGCTGCTTCAAATAGAGGGCATGATCTGCTGCGACACAGGCTGCCTCTTGAGAAGATAATCCACATATGCTCAGAAGGTCGTTGTGTGGTGTGCTGTGTGTAATAGGCACTTGTTTGTTTTTGTATGCATCCATGAATCGATGCTTTTCCTACAGCAGGGCATCACGCAGAATGCACAGTGACACAACATGTTGCTTGCTTTTTCAAAGGGATGATGTCTTTGCTGATTTTTGCGATCCGGTGAGGTCTCTGCTTATTTTATACAACCTAATGAGGTCTCCGCTTACTGATTGGCTTTAGTTCTtacatggaataaatatatcgatAATTCACCACCTAAAATGTACATTCTGATTATCACAATTTCTTATTTTTGAAGTCGATAATCTTGAGAATAGATTACCATTCATTTCTTTTTGAGTAACTCCGCCATTTGCGCCAATTGACGCAACAGGTCATCTAGTATCACTAAAGCTAGGATCGACCTCTCATGTTTGGGGATCCAGCTCTCCCTTTCTCCAATGTCCCTTCCACTTGAAAAAATCTTTAATTAATTCAATTGGATGCATACATGGTTGGTACGTACTGCTGCTTCAAATAGGGCACGATTTGCTGCTACACAGGTTGCTTCTTGAGAAGCTAATCCACATCTGTTCGGAATATCATTATGTGGCATACCATGTGTAATAGGCACTGCTTTGCTTATTTATGCTTCCATGAATCGATGCTTTTTCTACAGCAGGGCTTGACGCAGCATTCAGGGTGACATAGCATGTTGGTTACTTTTTATAAATTAATGAGGGCTCTACTTATTTTTTTTATGACCGGGTGAGGTCTTGGCTTATTTTTGACGACATGGTGAAGTCTTCGCGTACTGATtggctttaagttttcaaaacggAAAGTCGATATTGTTTTATCACACCTACCGCGCGCCAGAACAAATCAGCTGCTGGAAAAGATAATAATCCACGATGTTACGACAGGTTAGTTACTTTTTTCAAACTTATGAAATCtccgtttatttattttttcGAACAACTGAGGTCTCCGCTTCCTGAGTGGCTTGAATTTTTCGCACAAGCACATGTATTGGAATTTTCCCCGTACGTACAAGTGGATGTTCTTGTTTCCCTACTGAAAGGAGAATAATAATGGCTCTAAGATTAGCTAAAGCAACCCATCGAGCTAGCTTGTGCACTAGCATAAATACACAACTCACGGTGACAGCAAATCTCATCCATCATTACACACACGCACTTCTTTCCTTCATTCCCTAAGGCAGCATTAGTGATGGAGTACTCTCCAAAGCTAGCTGCAGCACTGCTCTTAGCCCTCACGTCCGCCATGATCGTCACCGCCCAGAATGACGACGCTGACTACATGGTGAATGCCCACAACGAAGTGCGCGCCGCCGTCGGTGTGGGGCCGGTGACGTGGGACCCCATAGTGGCGGCGTACGCGCAGTCATTCGCGGAGAAGCGCCGCGCCGACTGCCAGCCAATACTCTCTCCGGAGGGCGGTCCATACGGAGAGAACATCTTTCGAGCCCCTGGTACCGAATGGAATGCGATAGACGCAGTGATTTATTGGGCGTCCGGGAAGCAGTACTACGACCACGCCACCAACACTTGCTCCGCACCTACGGGTGAGTCGTGCGGTGAATACCTGAATTTGGTATGGAGGGACACGAAGACCATCAGTTGCGGCGCTGTCGTCTGTGACGGCAATGCCGGTGTGTTTGTCATCTGCGGCTACAGTCCGCCTCACATGGTTGGGCAGATTCCATACTAGGCTACGTATCAAGTATGCATGCGGctatgtatgcatgcatgcacatagCACCGTGCtgcataaataaataattaaggGATACTTCTAGGGCTGGGAACTAATTATCGGTCGATTGATGTCACTGATATGTGTGTGTGTCCAGAAACCCTCCTCCCTTCACTCCTGTATCGTTCCGGGCTTTGATTGTTTTCGTATTTGTCTTGTAACTTGTGATTCATCTTTGATTTGTTGTATTTGAGCTTCTTATTCTGGTTGTATCCGGGCTTTGCTCTGGATGGGTCTCTAGTATAGTTGGAACGAGAAAAGAACAAGCACAATATCACGTAGACCTTAAGTTCAAGCaacatatttgtgttctagagaaCAAAATTTACATGTCTCTTATATTTTAAATAATCTGATTTAAGCAATGTGTTTTCAAAATGAAATAACAAACTTCAACGAAACTGAGAAAATATTTTAGTGGCCTTGTAGTGATGCTTATCGAAGGTTGTTTAGCAACGATGCCCGAATTTTTTCACATGAAATGCGCTGATTTATGGGCAATAATATGGATAACATAGCAAATAATAATATACTACTATATTAATAGAGCACAACTCTCATGAAAAGTTCTACTTAATCAAGGTGCAAGTTAAAAATCAAATGTCCCAAAATAAGACGGTTACACTATTACAAGTTCTGCTTGGAACAAGAAAATAATTTCAACCCTGAATAGGACAACAACTCAAACACCAGAATGACCATGGCCGCACGAGATGTCCTAGTCCTCCATGACCCATATCACCTTCTCCTTCCTACACAAGAATAACCCGAACGTTCTTACTGATTGTCTACAATTTTTACTTGAATTAAATAAGcccataatccacaacctaaaacGTATATTACATGATCAagcttttttatttttgaagtcAATGATCTTGGGAATAGATTACCGTGCATTTCTTCTAGCGTAACTCCGTCATTTGCGCTAATTGGCGGAACTGGTCATCTAGTATCACTAAAGCTACGAGGTATCGCCCCCTCATCTTTGGAAACCCCCACTCTATTTCTCCCTTGTATCTTCCACTTGAGCGAAATCCAGAGTTAATTCAGTTCGATGCATACGTGATGGGTATATTCGTTTTAGTAAGTATTGTTTTTTTCAAACAGAGGACATGATATGTTGCGACACTGGCTGCCTCTTGAGAAGCTAATCCACATCTGCTCGGAAGGTCGTTGTTTGGCGTATCGTGTATATCGTGCACTGGTTTGCTCAtttatgcatccataaacccaTGTTTTTTCTACTGCATGGCCTGGCGCGGCATCCATGGTGAAAAAACAAGTTGGGTACTTTTTTTCATTCCGATGAGGTCTCCGCCTATTGTTAACCATCCGTTGAGGTCGTCGTTTATTTTATACGACCTGGTGAGGTGTCCGTTTAGTGAATGGCTTCAATGTTTTACTTGGAATAGTTATGTTAATACCTCACCACCTAGAGCATATATTACGACGATGTCGCTTATTTATTTTTGAAGTCAATGATCTTAGGAATAGATTACCATACATTTCTCTGACCTAACTCCATCATTTGCGCCAATTGGCGCAACGGGTCATTTCGTATCATTAAATCTAGGATCTCGCCCTCACGTTTGGCGACCCCAACTCTCTTTCCCCCATCTCTCTTCCACTAGAGCGAAATCGTGAATTAATTCAATTGGATGTATAAATGATGGGTATCGTCATTCAAGTATGAACTGCTGCGCTTCAAACAAAGAGAATGATCTGCTGCGACACAGCCTCCATCTTGAGAAGATAATCCACATATGCTCGGAAGGTCGTTGTGTGGTGTGCTGTGTGTAATAGGCACTTTTTTTCTTTTGTATGAATCCATGAATCGATGCTTTTCTTACAGCAGGGGCCTCACACGGCATGCACAGTGACACAACATGTTGCTTGCTTTTTCAAAGGGATGATGTCTTCGCTTATTTTTGCGATCCGGTGAGGTCTCCGCTTATTTTATACAACCTAATGAGGTCTCCGCTTACTGATTGGCTTTACTTCTTACATGAAATAAATATATCGATAATTCACCACCTAAAATGTATATTGTGATGATCacaatttcatatttttgaagTCGATAATCTTGGGAATAGATTACCATACATTTCTTTTGTAGTAACTCCGCCATTTGGGCCAATTGACGAAACTGGTCATCTAGTATCACTAAACCTAGGATCGTCCTCTCATGTTTGGCGACCCCAGCTCTCTCTTTCTCCAATGTCCCTACGACTTGAAAGAAATCGTTAATTAATTCAATTGGATGCAGACATGATTGGTATATTCAATCTAGTACGTATTGCTGCTTCAAATAGGACACGATTTGCTGCTATACAGGCTGCCTCTTGAGAAGCTAATCCACATCTGCTCGGAATATCATTATGTGGCATACCATGTGTAATAGGCACTGCATGCTTTGCTTATTTATGCTTCCATGAATCGATGCTTTTTCTACAGCAGGGCTTGACGCAGCATTCAGGGTGACATAGCATGTTGGTTACTTTTTATAAATTAATGAGGGTGACATAGCATGTTGGTCTTAGCTTATTTTTGACGATCTGATGAAGTCTACGCTTACTGATTGGCTTTAAGTTTTTAACCGGGCAAGTCGATATTCTTTTTTCCACACCTGCCGTGCGCCAGAACAAATAAGCTGCTGGAGATGTTAATAATCCACGGTGTCACAACAGATTAGTTACTTTTTTTTCAAACGGATGAGGTCTCCGTTTATTTATTTGTCCGAACAACTGAGGTCTCCGCCTCCTGAGTGGCTTGAATTTTTCACACAGGCACATGTATTGGAATTTTCCAATTACGTACAATTGGATATTCTTGTTTCCCTACTGAAAGGAGAATAATAATGGCTCAACGGGTCAATGGTTTTGGGAATAGATTATCATGCATTTCTTCTGGTGTAACTCTTTCATTTGCGCTAACTGGCGCAACGGGTCATCTAGTATCACTAAAGCTACGAGGTATCACCCCCTCATCTTTGGAGACACCTCTCTATTTCTCCCTTGTCTCTTCCATTTGAGCGAAATCGGGAGTTAATTCAGTTCGATGCATACATGACAGGTATATTCAATTTAGTAAGTATAAGTACTGTTTTTTCATACAGAGGACATGATATGTTGCGACACTGGCTGCCTCTTGAGAAGCTAATCCACATCTGCTCACAAAGTTGTTGTTTGGCGTATCGTGTATCATGCACTGCTTTGCTCATTTATGCATCCATGAACCATGTTTCTCTACTGCATGGCCTGGCGCGGCATCCACGGTGAAAAAACATGTTGGGTACAGTCTCCACCTATTATTAAGGGAAACGTTTCCCTTCGACGCATCAGCGGAAGCAACGCTCGCTGTCCACACGTCTCGCGCGTGATCCGCTCGTATGGCCATGCAACATTTTCCCCTATGGTGATCGTTTAAATTTGCCACAACCGGTGCCCAAATGTGCTAcatttgtccactaaaaaagctgcatataggTTTGTTTGCAACCTCAGTTCTtcatattttttgctacaaccggtgttctttttgctacaaccgtgttaattttgctACAACTGGTAtcgttttttgctgcaaccgtttactaaaaaagttgcatacacgtttatcagagttgcaacccgagttcaccggattgttttgctacaacccttattttgttttgctaccacgcatcatcaactttgtttttttgttacgaccacgttgatattttttttgctgcaactatattttttttgcaaccgTGGATGAAAATTGCTGCATCATGgacgaaatttgttgcatcgaCAAATCttgttgcatggagatctaacggTGCGGCCCGCGTGCAGCTGGCGGATCGGGCGGCCCCGCGCGGCCGGCCGAACGTTTTGACCGGCGCACCAGCGCAGAGCACTGCCCTATTGTTAATGATCCGGGGAGGTCGTCGCTTATTTTATACGACCTGCTCAGGTGACCGTTTACTGAATGGCTTCAATTTTTTACTTGGAATAGTTATGTTAATACCTCACCACCTAGAGCATGTATTGCCAAGAGAGCCATGGATCAATGGATTGGCATGCGGGTTTAAAGCCTAACGACCCGAGTTCAATTTCTATAATTGACAGGTGATGCAGAGGGGTTTTTCCCCATTTATTGAGGATCAAGTTTGATGTGTGGTAAAACTTCTCATCAAGAAATATCTTGATACTCAATTAAAAAATTCTGAAGACCATGTTTATCTTGGTATTCATACTAATATGGTTGTATGCATCCCTAATTGGCGCAGAGGCCGGGAAGTGAAATTCTCCCCATAAAAATCCCCTCCTCGACCCCCTTGCGGCCGGGAAGTGAAATTCTCCCCATAATAAAACTCCTCCTCGACCCCCTTGGGCCGCCACCCCAGGGCCACGCAGGGGGAATCAATCCCGGTGCCTCCACCCCCCATCTCTCGGCCGATGAAGACTGTCGGCGGTGCCACCGGCCTTGGTCGCGGTGGCGGCGGTGCCCCGCGTCAAAGGCGCTAGGGCAGGAGGATGTGGCGGCTATCACCGGGCGTGACTAGGGCGCCCCGGGCAGGCACCGTGCACGGCGGCAATCCTGTGCCGCGATGCAGCCGCGGTGGATGTGGATCCTGGCATCTCGGCCAGATTCGTACAGGCTTGGCTTCGGCTGGCCGGGGCGCGAGATGAGGCCGGTGTGGGGCACAATGGTCCTCTACCGGCTTGCCTCTAGGCCGGTGTGGggcacaggaattataataataattatatttattattgcctctagggcataattccaacagtatttgttatttttttgctctaTAACATTGGAGTTATAGTCTTTAGTAGACACTATGTTGCTGATGTGTTCATGGATCATATGTTCTGCCTTGTAGAAAAAGATAGAAGAGAAGTCAAATGGGCGTCCAGAACTTTTAGAAAAAAGCATCAAGCAAGGTGACCTCTTCTCGCATGTCGCAGGAAAGGAGAGGAATGGGTATGTGAGGTGTATAGGTCTAGGACCAAGTGCTGCAGGTTTGGGCAATGCCGGGTACTAGAAAGCTGAAATCCACGAAGCTTCAAATGGCTGAGGAAGAAGCAAAAGAAGCTTGGCAATCAAATGCAATTCTTGTTGAGCGTGTATATCAAATGGAGAATAATTTCCAAACAGTAGTTACAACTCTGAAGGATGACTTCAACAAATGAGGAGACTGTTACAATCAAAAGTGCAGCAAAATATTCAGTTCAATCAAGAGTATGACTTGTCTCACTCTGGATATGGATATGGAGGTGGCCATGGTGGTGGCTATCGATATGAAGATGCCCATGGAAGTGGATATCGACATCAAGATGGATATGAAAGTGGATATGGAGGTGGATATCGACATAAAGATGGATATGGAGGTGGATATCAACATAAAGATGGATATGGAGGTGGGTATGGACATGAAGGGGGGGGTATGAACATGAAGGGGAGTATGAGCATGAAGAGAGTGCAGAATCTGCCACCCGCAACCATGAGGTGCGGCAAGAGAAAGAAGCAACATTTTGCATAATAAGGCTCAAGAAGCACTCTTGCAAAATAAGTTAACACCATCCACTCAGAAAAACTTTGTACTTTCTAGCACCGCTCAACATGAGGTGCTGCAAGAGAAGGAAGCAACCATTTTGCAAAAGAAGAAGGCAACAGGTCTCACACAACAAAGTAAGGATGTGGCACTTCATCGCCACAAGATGGCAACAAGCAAGGAAGTTGCAATCACCCACAAAAATCAGCAGGTCATAttgtacttgttggggaacgtcgcatgggaaataaaaattttcctacgcgcacgaagacctatcatggtgatgtcgatctacgagaggggatttccgatctacgtacccttgtagatcgcacagcagaagcgttaagaaacgcggttgatgtagtggaacgtcctcacgtccctcgatctgccccgcgaaccgtcccacgaaccgtcccgcgatccgtcccacgatccgctccgatctagtgtcgaacggacggcacctccgcgttcagcacacgtacagctcgacgatgatctcggccttcttgatccagcaagagagacggagaggtagatgagttctccggcagcatgacggcgctccggaggttggtggtgatctaatctcagcagggctccgcccgagctccgcagaaacgcgatctagaggtaaaaccgtggaggtatgtggtcgggctgccgtggcaaaagttgtctcaaatcagccctaaaactccactatatataggagggagggaggggaggaggcagcctcaaaacctaaaggtttggccgaaattggaggtggaggagtcctactccaatcctacttggagtaggattccaccttcccacgtggaaactctttccaccttgtgttttttccttctcaaaccttatgggccttagtgggaacttattccagcccactaggggctggtttatctcttcccatagcccatgagaccccttggggcgtgacacccctcctgatggtccccggcacccctcccggcactcccagtacactatcgatgagccagaaacttttccggtaatgcacgaaaacctttcggtaaccaaatgaggtcatcctatatatcaatctttgtttccggaccattccggaaaccctcgtgacgtccgtgatctcatccgggactccgaacaacattcggtaaccaaccatataactcaaatacgcataaaacaacgtcgaaccttaagtgtgcagaccctacgggttcgagaactatgtagacatgacccgagagactcctcggtcaatatccaatagagggacctggatgcccatattggattctacatattctacgaagatcttatcgtttgaacctcagtgccaaggattcatataatcccgtatgtcattccctttgtcctttggtatgttacttgcgtgagattcgatcgtcagtatccgaatacctatttcaatctcgtttaccggcaagtttctttactcgttacgtaatacaagatccctcaacttacactaagtcacattgcttgcaaggcttgtgtgtgccgttgtattaccgagtgggccccgagatacctctccgtcatacggagtgacaaatcccagtcttgatccatactaactcaacgaacaccttcggagatacctgtagagcatctttatagttacccagttacgttgcgacgtttgatacacacaaagcattcctccggtgtcagtgaattatatgatctcatggtcataggaacaaatacttgacacgcagaaaacagtagcaacaaaatgacacgatcaacatgctacgtctattattttgggtctagtccatcacatgattctcctaatgatgtgatcccgttatcaagtaacaacacttgcctatggccaggaaaccttgaccatctttgatcaacgagctagtcaactagaggcttacgagggacagtgttttgtctatgtatccacacaagtattgtgtttccaatcaatacaattatagcatggataataaacgattatcatgaacaaagaaatataataataactaattattattgcctctagggcatatttccaacagtctcccacttgcactagagtcaataatgtagttcacatcaccatgtgatttcaacgaatccaacacccatatagttctggggtcttatcacgtcttgctcgtgagagaggttttagtcaacggttctgaaactttcagatccgtgcgttctttacaaatctttatgtcatttgatagatgctgctactacgtgttattcggaaatgct
Coding sequences within:
- the LOC123441131 gene encoding pathogenesis-related protein PRB1-3-like codes for the protein MEYSPKLAAALLLALTSAMIVTAQNDDADYMVNAHNEVRAAVGVGPVTWDPIVAAYAQSFAEKRRADCQPILSPEGGPYGENIFRAPGTEWNAIDAVIYWASGKQYYDHATNTCSAPTGESCGEYLNLVWRDTKTISCGAVVCDGNAGVFVICGYSPPHMVGQIPY